In Ursus arctos isolate Adak ecotype North America unplaced genomic scaffold, UrsArc2.0 scaffold_2, whole genome shotgun sequence, the genomic stretch TTGAGCTATAACAAGTACTGAACAAATGCGGGTGGCATGGTACAATGTACTTTTTTACTCGGTAACACGTAGACaggaaattcaaagaagaaagcGCTCCGGATATGGGATCTCGCATGGCGATGTTTTGAGCAGACTGCTTACACGTTGGTATTTCATTTTCAAGGGCTCTTGTTGATTCAAGACCTCAGTCCCAGACCAGGGGCTTGATGACGACATAGCCTTGAATTTCATAGTTCAGAGCACTCCAGTCCAGGACGTTGGGATCGAGGAGGTAGGAGCCTTGCTGCACGGACAGGATCTGTTGTGCGGACAGCACGGAGTCCCACATGTACAAGTCCCCGATCTCCCCTACAAAGGACTGGTTCTTCTGAAACGCCCCTCCGTAGGaatcctgctcctgccccaggacgATCTTGGGCTGAGTTGCCACCGAGTAGCCCCGCTTCAGGCCCTTTTTCACCAGTGGCTTCTCGTTGATCCAGAACTCGGCAATGCCGGTGGAAGACTCCCAGGTGACACAGATGCGCGTGGGGCTGGGAAACGCCTCGGCAACTTTGGAGGTGACTTTGGTTCCTCCGACGTGCAATGAGTACTCCCCAACCCTTTCCTTGTAGACCAGGATCTCATTGTCCTTGCCTCGGGCGTTGTAGGAGAAGAGGCTGTAGGCACGGTTCAGGTCGCTGTAGGCTCGGAAGCACAAGGTAAAGCTTTGCAGAGGTTTCTCCAGCTTTGGAGTCAAGGTCACGTGGTCAGTAGAAGATTCTTGAGGGAACACAAAAACCTTCCCACGGAGGTCTGTGGGGTAGAGAAATAGGACCTTCACCCTACATGCAGGGAGGAAAGTAACTTACTCAACCCCCTTTCTCATCTCGTTCTCCCTGACCATCCCCTGAACCCCCTACCTGTGTAAGAAAAGGCTCCCGGGAGACTGGCAAGAGTGAAGACCCAAAGCAGCAGCTTGTCCATGCTCTCGACCTGGGGCTGTGCTGGCAGCGGGGTGAGCCGGGTGAGGGTACAGAGAGCACCGTGGTTGTCCCCCAGCTTCTGAGACTCACGCTGTTAGACCTCAGGCTCCCCAGGGTTTATATgcagctgtgggggaggggggatggcgAGCACCAGGGATGTGTGAGGGATTTGCCAGCCTGCCCCCAGTCCCCGGGGTCAGAGCTGctgaaggaaggagggtgggCCCTGGCCAGGGAAACTACTGGGGGTTATTTATTAGCTACAAGGGACTGCTAGGGTGCCACCCCTGCGACCTCGTTCTGGGCTGGGAGAGCGGCGGTGGAGCTGGCAGGAAGGGGCCTGGTTGGCCCGTGGAGGTGGGGGCTCACCCCTCTCGTCTCTAGGGGCCTCTGCCGGGACTTCCTGAGCTCTGCCCTCTGTGGGTTGTGTGTGCACGGCCTCCCCTCTCCGTGGTTCTGTGGAGCGGAATTCTGCGTATAGAACGTCCTGGGATTCTGCTTTCTGCAGATCAGGAAGAGGCCCTTCACCTTTGATTAACACGATATTGAGCAATAGGTCTATGCCATTGGTAAGGGACAAGAGAATTAGAGGGTGCACTTTGTCTCCCTGAAGCTCATATCTTCAGCTATTTATTACTCAGCTCTTCTGAGTATGGGGGTGGTTCCTCATGCTAGACTTTCCCATTTCTCATTAGGACTTGTTTTCCTGGTAACCTATCCACTGTCAGCAGATACGTTCACATAGCACTCCTTTTTCTCTGAGTCCCTAGCATTGAGAATACATTTACGTTAATTTTTGGTGATAGCCTGATTCATACATGACttgcatttatttgttaattCCCAAGCGTggccctgggtgctggggattCATTGGTGACCTACCCTGGCACAACCCCAGTGACCTCTgtttctgttccctctgctctTACTgaaaatgcaggggcacctgggtggctcagtagggtaAGTGTCTGtcttaggcttgggtcatgatcccagggtcctgagatcgagccctgcatcaggcttcctgatccgtggggagtccgcttcttcctctgcccctctgctgtcTGAATTAGGTGATCTGGTGCCGCTCACACTGTGCTGCAACCTCCCAACCAAATCCTCCCTCTACTCTGGTTGCTTCTCTCCTTGCCGTTCCCCATGCGTGCTTGGCTCtcctgattttattatttctaattgtCTCCATTCTGTCTTATccgtttgtttcctacagttctTCACAATCTCAAAAGACTGTCCTGATGTCTCAACTAGACATGACTTTTACCTTTAACTCTCATGAGGTTAAGATCAAAGACTTGAGTAGACGGCACTAGTGGTCGACTATTCTGAATCACTAAACCTCTATGAACCTTGGTTTGCTTTTCTGAAAACCAAGAAGCAACTATCGAGCTCCGTGTTTCTGTGAGGCTAGATGTGCAGGAAGTGCACAGCACGGTGTCTGGGGTATTACCTTGAATCCTTGATGGACATTACCTTGTCTGTCTCCTATTACAGATAACTAGTGTATTTATCTCTTATCCTTTCTTGATTGAAGCTGAGCATTAGGGCGGCTTCATTTTAAGGTGACCCATTTTACTTAATTATTCTTACATATGAAAAGAGCCCAGTGTATATTTGTGGAATCAAAGGATTCAAACAGGGTgagcactttttaaataaaacagcagCCATAAGAAGTAGAATCCAGTGGAGTGATGGGGGGaggtcccctcccccaggaacCCAGGTGCTGTGTGCTTTCCCTCCCCAGACGGTAATTAACGGGTGCCGTGGAAGTTAATATAGGGGCTCACTAGCTGCTTCTGGTTACATCATGAATTCCGTTAGTCTTCTCTAATGGAGGATGAGGTGGTGTCCGGCCTGGAGTGGGGGCGGCTGTGGGGGGAGGGCGGTCATCCTGGAGGTCAGAGGTAATGGGATTGATACTGCTGTTAGGGCCACATGCCAGGGTTATAGCTGGACTTGAAAACTGTATTCAGACACTGCATGGCAAGACCAGCTGGGAAGTCGGTCTCCTAGTAGATGGGAAAAGGTGGTAAGTGTGGGtacttttcctttttagtttcctTCTCTGGACTATGTTTCTTAGCTCTTGACAGAGAACAGCCTGAGCTTTAGGAGTCCTCAAATTGGAAACAGGATCCTTCCTGTTGCAGAAAGGAAGGCCCTGATGTTAGGAAAATGAATCTGGGGTCTTCAGAACTGGGTGGAGTTCTCCAAGCAACTGATACCTGTGGTGGCTGAGAGACTCCTGGGTGTCTCCCTACCAGTGGAAGTTCAGGGGAGAGGGGTGGTTCCTGTCTGGGTGGTTCTGGAAGGGTTGAAGGGGTTGAGTAGGAGCAGGGCCACCAGTGTGCCTCAAGTAGACCTGTTCTGGTTCCATCAGTTGGCAGGCAGTAAAGTTTGCCTTCAGGAAGCATGGGGGGGAAGAGGGCAGTGCCAGAAAAGGGTGTAGCATGAACTCAGAGCTGGAGAAAACCAGAGTTGTGAGGACAGAACATTACCCGAGGGACTGAAGAATATTTGACCCTTTCCAAGGCCTTGGGTGTTTACAGAAGACATAAAGTCACAGTAATCATCAGGAAAGACTAgatagggagagacagaaggagaacaTGAGCTAGACCAGCATTTTGGTTCTAATCAAAGGTTATTTGCCATGTGCTCTGTCAGCTGTGAGGAAACCTAAAAGCACTTATCTGTAAGCAATGGAAAGACTGCAGAGACATCAAGAGTAACTGGGCATTGCCCTTATATGTGGTTGTGTAAAATCAAAGACACATAATCTTAGACTGATGGTAGGGTCTTAAGGTTTCATTTTTAAGGactctctatacccaatatgggactcaaactcacaactgcAAGATCTAGTCACACACTgcactgagtgagccagccaggtaccccaaagaTGAGATTTTTAACAGCGTATGGAATATGGAATCAgattttttctctaaatttatgGTTGCATATGTTTTGGAAAAATGTTAGTGGTGCAACATTGAGAGGAGGAAGCTCCCTTGGAGGAGGCGGAGGGAAGTCAGGTTACTCAAATGCTGAATTTAAAATGATAGTATGATTTACACCTAGAAAAGGCCGGTGGAGAATTTGTAATACATGTGTGCCActtgggattaaaaaaataatttcggAGGAATCCACATAtaacacatggaaacaaatagATTCTCTCCTTCAGtggaaaagagaacacaaaacgtcggcgggggaggggggaagcactGACTTGAAGGAGTATTTGCATTCATGCGGTTGGAggcaaggaaagagggagagggtgatGTTTGGCAGAGGGAAAGCGTAAAGCGTATAGTGTCATGGAAACCAAGTTAGCGTGTTTCCAGGAGAAACCGGCAGGCAGTGTCCATAGCATTAAGTGCATCAGTGAGATCTCAGTTGAAAGGATGCTGGATTTAGCAATAAAAACGTCGTCAGTGACCTTTGGAAGAGCAATTTCCTTAAAGTGAGATTGCAGGAGCCAGGTTGCAGGGGAtgatggaggaagaaaaaggaagtcaGCTTCCCGAGGGTCAGTAATTCTGACaaataacagaaggaaagaagcagaattTCTGGAGGGACTCAGGATCCAGTGTGttttttccatatggattttaGATTCTGTTCTTGACAGAGACTATTGTATCTGTGCCTCTCACCTTATAACATTTCACAGAAAAATCAGTGTCCACCAAAGACAATGACTAACCTttctaagaaatacatatttcagaCTCTAAAGACCAGACTCCAGCCTGCTGACAGGCTCCTAGTCCCCTTCCCAATTCTGGCAGAATCCCAAGTGGGCCTCTGTCTGGGTCCCGTGGACATATAGGAGTCTTTGATCTCACTTCTGTTCCTAGTTTTGGggttcatttattaaaataaaaaaaaaccttgacaACTTTGTCATCTTTTGGGTTCAGTCCTATATCTGGACCACTCCACCTCCATGAGATCACACTTTTAAGTTCAGAATTCAATAGAAAGTCTTCTCTAGAATGTCCTAGTAATTACTTACCATCTCCTTGTCCCTCCATCCCTTTGGGAGAACAGCATCTGGGGGAGGAGATGCAAAAGGATGAGAAAATGGTGGGGATGCAGAGTAACGGTGTTGCGTGTGTCGAGAGAGAAGTCCCCTCCTCTGGACAGGAGGGTGTCCATCTATGGTGACGGAGGGGATGCGTGTTGATGAAGCGGGGGCAGGCCTCTCACGTGTGCAGCTCGAGGGGCCCTTGGCAGGAGCTGCTGTGTTTTACTGTTGTCATCTTGTCTTCCCCTATGTGGTTTCTGCCCATGACCTGGAGTCCACGGCAGAACaagaattttctcattttgacTTATTTAATTCCTATCCTTTCTAAAACCACAGAATATGGGGAAAAATTCTCAGGGAAGCTGCTGGCCTATCTCGTGGGGCATCTTCAGCTTTGTGACTGCCTGTCTCTCGTCTGCAGGAAATGCCACGTTGGCCACGTGCTGCGCTCTGGGCATGCTGGCCAGTCCCGAGACCATAGACGCTGGTTGTTATTCCATGGTGCCCTCCGGTCTGGTCTTAGAACCAGCCAGTCATCTCGTTCTTTGTTGTCTTGACCCTACGCCTGCCGTTAGGTGGTCATTTGGAAATCCCGAGGTACagtctccccctgctcccccacttCAAAGATGCTGTTGGGGGTCAGGGGTGCACAGCCTATCTGCCTACAATCTGAGGCTCTGTGAGCTGGAGGGGCCCTGGGGTCTAGGCCTGGTCCACGCTTGTTGGGTGGGGTGCAGAGCCTCTTCTCCCCAGTCAGCCCAGATGGTCAGGACGGTCTCTCTCGTGTCTAGGCCACTCCCTCAGCTCAGCACAGGACCTAGGGACGAGCAGGGATGAGCAGGAAGGTATGTGCCCAGCTGGTGTGTGCAGCCTTCGGCGTTGGCCTGGTCACAGCACTGGTCCAGATGCCATCCGTGTCCCATTTGTACTTCAGTGACCCTACGGTGGCCCATTTCTTTGGTGCCATCCTTCCTGCCATGAAATGCTCCTGCGTGGACACCACTATCCACGAAGCAAACGATTTGTTATTGCCCACATGTGTTAAGGTGTGCGTGGGCTTGGTTTACGTCTCTTGCACCAAcgctcatcaccaccaccacgtTTAGGATCCCACCTCTGTGGGCCTTGTCACCTGTGCCTATCACCTCATGGGGTCATGATCTAGTATGGTGTGCCTCATGCCTACCTCAAGCCCAAGCTGATGAATTCAATAGAAAatacactctctctctgagaCCAACACTGTCCTCGCTCTGCAATGAACCTCAGACTGTAAACAAGTTCATGGAGGTCAAGGGTACCACAGACAGAGCTGTGGACAGAGGCGTTTCTTATCAGATTGACTCATTTCGTCAGGAGACCTTTAGTCCTGGCCAGTTGATTTTCCTGCTTACAAATAATTCACATCTGACAAGTAGATGAACTAGAAAGCTAGGCTGTGACCTGCTTCAAGTATGAATCCTGCTCTTATGCTCTAGAAAGAAGGCAGGAGCTAGGATTTCAGCTGAGGGCACGTGTTACTGCAGGACGGGCAGCCTCCCAGGACCCTTCGATGGCCTGCTCTCGTGCACGAGCATTTGCACTGACATCCTGGCTCCCACTTCCCTTGGCCATTTGGTGCTTGGCTTTTGTTGGAGGATGGAGCAGACCTAGAGACAAGGACAGTGTGACTGCAAGAATCCCATGGACCACCTGAGACTTTCCCCACTGTGTGACTGCAGTTATAGGACCGTTAATACAGGCATTTCAAGAAGACTTGCCTTACCTTTGTTAATTGGAAAATAGTTGCTGCAAAGAGAGACCCTTCTTTCCATGAATTCATCCCCATTGGCCACTCGAGATGTACCCAACAGAGTACCCTTTACttttgaaggagaaaacaaaggtctttttaaagattttgactgcacaagcagggggagttagaggcagagggagaagcaggctcccgccgaGCAAGGACCCCAAcatggcgctcgatcccaggaccccgggggatcatgacctgagccgaaggcagacgcttcactgactgagcccccccaggcgcccccagcaaaGGTCTTTGTAAACGACGATATGGTCGCAGCCCCGGAAACTGAGCGCAGGGAGAACAGATGGGCGGCTCTTTGGGAGGAACGGTGCCTTCACGTAGGACTCCTCTTTGGGGGAATGTATCTTGTTTCTCAAAAGCCTTTGAGAATTAATCCCACAGTGGCGGCTAATTCTGGGCACGCGGCTGCTTTTGCTCTTAAAGTGTGAGCCGCAGTTTTCCCCGGTGGGCGGGTGGGGGCTGAAGGAGTAGTTTTCTCCCATGTCTTTCCCCGTCACGGTTCTTCCGAAGAGCTCTACTCTGTTCATCTTgcccctttttttcttggttggaTAGTTTTAATGAAGAAATTCTTATGTAGCTCCCATTCGAGCTAGCAAAAGACGTTGGGAGAGCCCTGGTATAGTAACACCTACTTTCCACACTCCTGTGTTTCAGAAATACGTGACTCGTTGTTTCAGTGCCAAAGTCATTCTCTCCGTTTTCTATCGTGTACTCTCGTCGTGTTTTTAACCACGAAACTAGGATGGAGGGGCACGTCTTAGTCACCTGTGATGGTGTCTCCATTCCACAGACCACTGACGGTCACGGATCCAGGCATATTGGGTGCCTTCCCCTGGAATCTCTGGTCTCACGTAGGAGACTGAGTCAGTAGGTGATGCCAGTGCCTCTGGGAGGTTCGGCACCTGCTGGACCGTCGGGCAGTTCTGAAGTGAGGCCCATGATCCCGAAGGGGTTTTTGAGCGGGTTTGCAGACGCTCTGGAGTTGGGGGCATCATTTTGTGAGTGTGGGctcatgtgcatttttaaatcaaagtttcaaagataaaaaagatgaaaatctgCCAAAGATAAAAATCTGTTGATCTAGACGAGGATTTTGTAAAACTATTTTCTATCGCCAGGCTGTGTGCACGCAAACGTAGCACGTGCGTATATGTGTGTTGATTAAAATCTCTCTGAAACAGTACAAAGGCTTAAGTCCGAAAAATCGCAGGTGGTTTGAGAAATGACCAGGCCTGtgtggcaggaaggaggggactCCTCCCTCCTCGTGGTCCTCCCCACGGACGGCTGCTCCTGTCTTTTCTAGCCTCCACCCAGCGACATTAGTTTCTCCTTTATCTCTGCTTCTATGCTTCTTTGCAAATGCTTTTCACATTTTAGTACTAATCATGGTgtatttcctccttttaaaaagcatattttctaATAGACAATTGTCATGCTTTCAAAATCTATGTTCTAACTATGTATAATGTATGGTTACTGTTCTAAGCCAGGTAGAGCCTGTATCCTTAAGGAGCTCAGGATCTCGAGAGactaaagtggaaaaaaaaaagcaggtgctGGACAGGTGCACACAGAGTGTGCCCATGGGTGGGGTGGTCAGGACAGTTTGGTTCTGAGGAATGGGCGCTCCGTTCTACTTGGGGCTTCCTGAGAGACGAAGCCAGAGTGGAAGATGTGAGGGTATTGGAGGAGGTGAATTGAATTGGGACAGGGTGAGAAAGTGTGGCCAGCTCTGACTTGGAGGGGCCTGGCCGCATCTGGGCTGCTGGAGCCCGACTTGCGCCGTGTCTGCATATGACTTCACGTGGGTGAGACGGTGAGCACCTCCAGAGAGGAAGGCCTGGAGGTGGGCTTTCTGGGCTTCTGTAGCCGACACAGGCATCTGGCCACATGTCCTCTAGCCCCTTATAGTCTCCTTATCCTAGGCTGAAGAGAACCTGCTGGAACAATGGACTTCCAGGGGCTTCTTTTCTTCAatctcccccccccaacattCTCCTCACCAGCAAGCCCAGCAACAAGTCCAGGATAGTCTTGGGGAAGGGTACGGAGCCTTTGGAGGTAAAAGAGAAGGTGGCCGAAGAGCGGAGTGTCAGTGAAGGGCTGGAAGATGAGCCTGGCACACAGACTAGTTCTTAGAAAACCAGCTCTAGAAGCTACTAGACACCCACTCAGTAGGCTACTGTCTGTCTGCAtcaggttgggggaagggaactACTGTTTATTTGCAGGTCTAGAATGTGAGCTGAAAATCACATCCCCTAATTCCTAAAAATTATATAGTACTTCACAAAACACGTGCTCGTTTTCTCTAATTCGAGCTGTAATACTTCTGCGGTTGCTACATGTCCCCGTTAAcccccctgctgcccccacttCTGCTGTCGCTGGTGGTGAGCTGACCTAGGAGCCACGCTGTCCCACGCTGTCTGCAGGCGTCTGTGTGTTCCTCACAGCAACACACAACGGAGTTTTACACTCGGCATTTCAGGCACAGAGAGCTTGAGTAACTTGCCCCAGATCCCATGGCAGGGAGGGAGTCCTGGGGCTAGGACTCAGGCGCTCCAACTGTCGAGCCCACGCTCCCGAGAACAGATAGAGGGGCTCCCCTCTGCTTGTACAGGATGCGACAGGACTGGGCTTGGGAGGAACTGAGCCTCAGACCCATAGGACTGACTCCAAGTTCCACATCCATTGGTTATTCCAAAtttgtttgggtcttttttttttttttttttttcttttagttcccCTGAGACTTTGCTGCTGAGACTTCATCTCAAGCATGTTCATGCTCATGGAAACACACTTTAATGGTAgctcctttaaatttttaaaaaaatattgagggGGGAGTGTAGgagcatgggtggggggatgggcagagggagggggagaagcagactccccactgaggagggagcctgatgtggggcttgatcccaggaccctgacacccaggcaccccactcctTTAACGTTTCTGTCTGATAATTCTGATGTACCATGTTGGGTTAGCGTCGTTGAttctccgcccctcctccccccattcaGCTTGAATTCTTCCTGTGTCTTGGTATGATGAATTTTTGACTGAAACTTGGGTATTTTGAATATTCTATTGTAAGACTCCGGATCTTATTTAAAGCAAGTTTTGGTGGGTCTCCTCTGAGACTGCTCTGAAGGCAGGGAGTCCCCACCTGTTCactgtgggtggggctgggggtccaGGTCCTCTGTGCAGTTGACTGTGGGGTGGTGGGGTTCTTGTTAGTGCTGGGGGGTGCAGTGCGAGCTCAGGCTCCAGAGTAGACCTGAACTGCTATCTCCTTGTGGAGAGATGTAGGGACACCTCTTACTGCCTTCCAGGGGGCCTCCACTGCCCCCATAGGGGGTGACCTTGTTCCTGCTGAATGTGGTGGAGATGCGGACCTTCTGTTAGGCCTCCTTGGGTACCACCCCTGTAGGGAAGGGTGAAAGCACCTTACAGCACTGCACGAGGCAGAAGAGTCAGCTCCATGCGTGGTCGCCCCGAGGCCACTGGCAGGGGTGGTGTTACTGCCTAGCAGAGATGATGGAATGCAGAAGCAGGAATTTCATCTTTGACACCATTCCAGTGGGTGTTGGGTGTCTTGTTACTGGTGAGAGTGGCAACCCAGGTGCTCCGCttggcctttgccaggaggggtGCCTCTGGAAAGGCAGTTTTTTCCTGTGGTGTTTTGTAGTTGTTATTCCAGAGTGTTCTGTTAGGTTCCCCCTTTCCCAGTCTTCTGTCTAGAGGGAACAAACTCTTTATGGGGACTTCTTATCTGCACCCATTGACTTTTCCAGTGTCCAGAGTGGGATggaggaggcagaaagaaaactgaacagATGCACCCCTGGGCCATTCCTCAGGTCCTGCGGTCTCTGCCTGGTCTTTCCTTCCCTCGGTCTTTCCTTCCCTCAGCCTTTCAGTCTGTTTCATGTACAGCATCCGGGCGTTTTCACGGTATGTGGAGAATTCAGAAGATACTCGTACTTCATCTTCCTGGAAGTGGAAGTCTTGGCTTGGCTCtatgcaatttcttttttaatatagagaagaaaatatgCAATTATACTGCCTTTAGTAGGTCCCTATCTAATTGCCTTCAGGGAGCTAGTGGGTCTCATTGGGATTCTGTCGTACGTGAgtcctttttctcttgctgctttcgaGGCTTTGACATTTGGGCCGTGATGTAGCTAAGCATGAATATCCTTGTGTTTATCAgggagtttgttgagcttcttgactgaagattccccccccccccaaatttggGAAATAATCAGGTGTTCTTAAAAATTGTTTCCTCTCAGATACCGTTATGCGTATGTTGGTCCACTTAACAGTGTGCCGCATTTCTCAGAAGCTCTTAAACACCAAAGTGAATAGAAATGAAGATGGCCTAATTTCTGTTGCTCTGTCCTGTTTGCAGCGTGTTTGGCTGGCTCGGGTCTCTCCTTGAAATCCTGCAGTAACGGCCATTCGGTCGT encodes the following:
- the APCS gene encoding serum amyloid P-component — translated: MDKLLLWVFTLASLPGAFSYTDLRGKVFVFPQESSTDHVTLTPKLEKPLQSFTLCFRAYSDLNRAYSLFSYNARGKDNEILVYKERVGEYSLHVGGTKVTSKVAEAFPSPTRICVTWESSTGIAEFWINEKPLVKKGLKRGYSVATQPKIVLGQEQDSYGGAFQKNQSFVGEIGDLYMWDSVLSAQQILSVQQGSYLLDPNVLDWSALNYEIQGYVVIKPLVWD